GTGCTTCGCCTTCGGTGCGGACCAAAGTCGTTCCGCATTCAGGACATTCGGTTATGTAATTTGTTGGCAAAGAATTCGGGTCGCGCTGTGTAAAATCTACCCCGATAATTTTCGGAATTATTTCACCGCCCTTTTCCACAAAAACCGTATCGCCCTCGCGTATGTCGAGCTTTGCAATCTGGTCTGCGTTGTATAAGGAGGCGCGTTTTACGATGGTTCCCGCCAACTCTACAGGCTCCAAGTTTGCAACTGGCGTGATGGCGCCCGTTCTACCTACCTGATAAGTGATTTGATTTAAAACGGTGGAAACCTGCTCTGCCTTGAATTTATAGGCCATCGCCCAGCGGGGCGATTTTGCGGTGTAGCCCAGCTCTTCCTGCTGCTGCAGGTTGTTCACCTTTACTACTACCCCATCGGTTTCGTAGGGAAGTTGGTGGCGGTGAATGTCCCAATAATTCACGAACTCCAACACCTCTTCCAGATTTTTGGCGAGTTTGGCGGCTTCGGGAACTTTAAAGCCCCATTGCCTTGCTTTTTCGAGGCTTTCAAATTGGGTTTTTATGGGAAGCCGTTCGCCTTTCAAACTGTATAAAAGACAATCGAGCGGACGCTTGGCAACCTCTGCGCTGTCTTGCAATTTTAAACTGCCCGATGCTGTGTTACGTGGGTTTCGATAAGGTTCTTCGCCCAAATCTACTCTTTCTGCATTCATCTTTGCGAAGCCTTCAAAGGGCAAAACTATTTCGCCCCGAATATCAAAGAGTGGCGGATAATCGCCTTTCAATTGTAAGGGCACCGAACGTATGGTCTTTACGTTTGCGGTAACGTCATCGCCCTGAAAGCCGTCGCCACGGGTTACGGCTTTTTTCAGCTTTCCATTTTCGTAAGTCAAACTTATTGAAGCACCGTCGTATTTAAGTTCACAGGTGAATTCCACTTTGCCGTCCACCATTTTTTCGATACGCTTTTCCCAATCCTCCAGATCTTCCTTTGAATAGGAATTATCCAAGGAAAACATTCTATAGGTATGCGGAACGGTTTCAAAATTCTTGGTGATTTCGCCACCAACCCTTAAAGTTGGGGAATTAGCATCATAAAATTCGGGATGTGCCTTTTCCAGTTCCTGAAGTTGCTTTAGTTTTTGGTCAAACTCAAAGTCGGAAATTGTAGGTGTATCGAGTACGTAATAGTTGTAGTTATGCTCGCGGAGCTCGTTGCGGAGGGTTGTGATTTGCTGTTCAATGTTCATGAAAACAAATATAAAATTTTAAACCTCACAGCTTTTTAAAAACTATGAGGTTTGTTACTGAAATTTTCAACAAATTATTAGCAATTAATCATCAATAAAAATTTTACGAACCAGAGCGGCGCAAAGTCCGCCAGCAATTGGGGCTACAATAAATAACCATAATTGTTGTAAAGCCATACCGCCTGAAAAAAGCGCAGGGCCCAAACTACGGGCAGGGTTTACGGAGGTTCCCGTAATTGGAATAACAACCATATGTATCAACGCTAAAGAAATACCTATTGCAAGCCCCGCCATCATTGGCGCATTGTGTCTTTCTGAAGTTGTACCGAATATGACCATTAAAAAAAGGAAGGTAAAAACAAACTCAGCGATAAGCGCAGAAGTCATGTTGTATTCACCTCCATAACCAGCGCCCCATCCATTAGAGCCTAAGCCCCATTTGGGCATTACAAATCCAGCGCTTCCTGTGGCGAGCAGGTATAATAGTCCTGCGGCAGCAACAGCACCAATACATTGGGCAATTACATAACCCAAC
The Aequorivita iocasae genome window above contains:
- the ligA gene encoding NAD-dependent DNA ligase LigA; this encodes MNIEQQITTLRNELREHNYNYYVLDTPTISDFEFDQKLKQLQELEKAHPEFYDANSPTLRVGGEITKNFETVPHTYRMFSLDNSYSKEDLEDWEKRIEKMVDGKVEFTCELKYDGASISLTYENGKLKKAVTRGDGFQGDDVTANVKTIRSVPLQLKGDYPPLFDIRGEIVLPFEGFAKMNAERVDLGEEPYRNPRNTASGSLKLQDSAEVAKRPLDCLLYSLKGERLPIKTQFESLEKARQWGFKVPEAAKLAKNLEEVLEFVNYWDIHRHQLPYETDGVVVKVNNLQQQEELGYTAKSPRWAMAYKFKAEQVSTVLNQITYQVGRTGAITPVANLEPVELAGTIVKRASLYNADQIAKLDIREGDTVFVEKGGEIIPKIIGVDFTQRDPNSLPTNYITECPECGTTLVRTEGEAQHYCPNTEGCPPQIIGRIQHFISRKAMDIEGLGGETVALLVNNGLINNYADLYLLKEEQIIPLERMAQKSAENMINGIEASKEIPFERVLFALGIRYVGETVAKKLAKHYKTIDALKNASEEELVTVDEIGERIAQSVVSFFASEENIAIIERLKSYGVQLEISAEKLANQTNTLNGNTFVVSGVFTKVSRDELKKLIEDNGGKVSSSISSKTNYVVAGENMGPSKKTKAESLGVAIISEDDFLQMIS
- the aqpZ gene encoding aquaporin Z, with product MNASKKYFAEALGTFALVLFGCGAATIASVTQSGPVGIGVLGIALAFGFAVLVMVYTIGPISGCHINPAISIAMLAAGKLSAKDTLGYVIAQCIGAVAAAGLLYLLATGSAGFVMPKWGLGSNGWGAGYGGEYNMTSALIAEFVFTFLFLMVIFGTTSERHNAPMMAGLAIGISLALIHMVVIPITGTSVNPARSLGPALFSGGMALQQLWLFIVAPIAGGLCAALVRKIFIDD